One window of the Ureibacillus sp. FSL W7-1570 genome contains the following:
- a CDS encoding PhaP protein, with amino-acid sequence MAKEQIAKGVDLVWDSWVNSLKTIEKVQEDFEKRALQAFNVQKEFIESSVNAINAIEEEAKKASKEWQERLENSLKELGKEGQFDEVSKWLESVQEITDKAQNLAWKPNNALLDLFANAQKQIEITLQQAIEQQKQERIETLGKIEEIANQLKETHKKLLAVAD; translated from the coding sequence ATGGCAAAAGAGCAAATTGCAAAAGGTGTAGATTTAGTATGGGACAGCTGGGTTAATAGCTTAAAAACAATCGAAAAAGTACAAGAAGATTTCGAAAAAAGAGCTCTACAAGCATTTAATGTTCAAAAAGAGTTCATTGAGTCTTCTGTGAATGCCATCAATGCTATTGAAGAAGAAGCAAAAAAAGCTTCCAAAGAGTGGCAAGAAAGACTTGAAAACAGCTTAAAGGAATTGGGCAAAGAAGGTCAGTTTGATGAAGTGTCAAAATGGCTTGAAAGTGTCCAAGAAATTACAGATAAAGCTCAAAACCTTGCATGGAAACCAAACAATGCGCTATTAGATCTTTTCGCCAACGCCCAAAAACAAATTGAAATCACGCTTCAACAAGCCATTGAACAACAAAAGCAAGAACGCATCGAAACATTAGGTAAAATCGAAGAGATTGCGAACCAATTGAAAGAGACACATAAAAAACTGTTGGCAGTCGCTGATTAA
- a CDS encoding ABC transporter permease → MKKLLLLLLAIVLVCVVLATLGPLMGLAFSLAFIFLGMHYYVKSRSVVSKVLWILIGLIGIMMAVSNIPALLGLVSIILLYVLYKQWKNEEVSIAMNEEDPFTNFENEWSKIQKKERF, encoded by the coding sequence ATGAAAAAATTGCTTCTGCTGCTTCTCGCAATCGTTTTAGTTTGCGTCGTACTCGCCACTTTAGGGCCACTGATGGGACTTGCTTTTTCCCTGGCATTCATCTTTCTTGGAATGCATTATTACGTCAAAAGCCGGTCTGTTGTCAGCAAGGTGCTTTGGATCCTCATCGGCTTGATCGGAATTATGATGGCCGTATCCAATATCCCGGCACTTTTGGGGCTTGTGTCAATCATCCTCTTATATGTTTTGTATAAACAATGGAAAAATGAAGAGGTATCGATTGCAATGAATGAAGAAGATCCATTCACAAACTTTGAAAATGAATGGTCAAAAATACAAAAAAAGGAGAGATTTTAA
- a CDS encoding 3-oxoacyl-ACP reductase family protein, with the protein MTTTVFEVEKVNALKPLEGKVAIVTGASRGIGAEIAKVLARNGATVVGTYNNSPKHIQDVAKTIEEEGGKFHALQADVSVYEDTEKLAAEVVEKFGKIDILINNAGITKDRTFRKISKEEWDAVINVNLNGVFNATKAVIKHMMDQNYGRIVNISSIVGQAGAFGQTNYAATKAGILGFTKSLALETASKGITVNAVCPGYIGTEMVAAMPVEVLNNIIARVPMKRLGEPSEVAQAVLYLVQADYVTGQAIAVNGGLYM; encoded by the coding sequence ATGACGACTACAGTATTTGAAGTAGAAAAGGTAAATGCGTTAAAACCATTGGAAGGAAAAGTGGCGATTGTTACAGGCGCATCCCGTGGGATCGGGGCGGAAATCGCAAAAGTGCTGGCCAGAAATGGTGCAACGGTTGTAGGCACATATAACAACAGCCCTAAGCATATTCAGGACGTGGCAAAAACGATTGAAGAAGAAGGCGGAAAATTCCATGCATTGCAAGCGGATGTCTCTGTTTACGAAGATACGGAAAAACTTGCAGCCGAAGTGGTTGAAAAATTCGGCAAAATTGATATTTTGATCAACAATGCCGGGATTACGAAAGACCGTACATTTAGAAAAATTTCGAAAGAAGAATGGGACGCTGTCATCAACGTCAACTTGAATGGTGTTTTTAACGCAACCAAAGCAGTGATAAAGCATATGATGGACCAAAATTATGGACGCATTGTGAACATCAGTTCCATCGTCGGCCAAGCTGGCGCCTTTGGGCAAACAAACTATGCAGCAACGAAAGCCGGTATTTTGGGTTTCACTAAATCCCTTGCTTTAGAAACGGCATCGAAAGGAATCACCGTAAATGCAGTGTGCCCTGGATATATTGGAACAGAAATGGTGGCGGCCATGCCGGTAGAAGTGTTGAACAACATCATTGCGAGAGTTCCAATGAAACGATTAGGTGAACCGAGCGAAGTGGCTCAGGCGGTATTATACCTGGTTCAGGCGGATTATGTGACAGGCCAGGCAATTGCGGTAAACGGCGGCCTATATATGTAA
- the liaF gene encoding cell wall-active antibiotics response protein LiaF, which translates to MNRFTTKQLITVFLIMLLIVFVELTVFNNGGAFFLLLGAFFLYRSFAKGKKVYFWIGASFILVAIITIWSLRFFVVCVLIYILYKQATNHQKEVKVEARHFELGTVQKNDLVLPSSMPMEHYKWQDIQIQNFLGDYTIDVTETILPAGTSVITIRQGIGKVTIILPYEVPFKLQYSTLIGEAKLLHHPPKRLWNERITFEDGDVTNAKRKLVIHIATWLGDVEVIRK; encoded by the coding sequence TTGAACCGTTTCACAACGAAACAGCTGATAACCGTATTTTTGATCATGTTGCTGATTGTTTTTGTAGAGCTCACAGTTTTCAATAACGGTGGCGCCTTCTTTCTCTTGTTGGGGGCATTTTTTCTTTATCGTAGTTTTGCCAAAGGAAAAAAAGTCTATTTTTGGATAGGCGCCTCTTTTATTTTAGTTGCCATTATAACCATTTGGAGTCTGCGATTTTTCGTCGTCTGTGTATTAATTTATATTTTGTATAAACAGGCAACAAATCATCAAAAAGAAGTCAAAGTGGAAGCCCGGCATTTTGAATTGGGTACCGTTCAAAAAAATGACTTGGTTCTCCCCTCTTCCATGCCAATGGAACATTATAAATGGCAAGATATTCAGATTCAAAACTTCCTTGGGGATTACACCATCGATGTGACAGAAACCATTTTGCCAGCCGGCACTTCTGTCATCACCATTCGCCAGGGAATTGGGAAAGTAACGATCATTTTGCCTTATGAAGTGCCATTCAAACTTCAATATTCAACTCTGATTGGAGAAGCGAAACTATTGCATCATCCTCCGAAACGGTTATGGAATGAAAGGATTACTTTTGAAGATGGCGATGTGACAAACGCCAAAAGAAAACTTGTGATTCATATAGCCACATGGCTTGGGGATGTGGAGGTGATTCGGAAATGA
- the phaQ gene encoding poly-beta-hydroxybutyrate-responsive repressor, giving the protein MVSKDEKKKPKSPSIGAPKNFLIPIMLLHLREFNTHGYELMEKITKFGIESLDHGNFYRLLRQLEKDNLVTSVWDTSSGGPAKRIYSITEAGEKYLDMWANSLSEYQKLLNQFFNLYNPFFSTGSTFQSQQKVEATPKETKKTSAATNTASTKVKAAASSSKPKTTRTRKTKAQHSGTPEEQPQS; this is encoded by the coding sequence TTGGTATCGAAAGATGAAAAAAAGAAGCCGAAAAGTCCAAGTATTGGTGCGCCGAAAAACTTTTTGATTCCGATCATGTTATTGCACTTGAGAGAATTTAATACCCATGGTTATGAACTGATGGAGAAAATTACGAAATTCGGTATTGAATCATTGGATCATGGAAATTTCTATCGCCTGTTAAGACAACTGGAAAAAGACAATTTGGTTACTTCCGTTTGGGATACAAGTTCCGGGGGCCCTGCCAAACGCATTTATTCCATCACAGAAGCCGGAGAAAAATATTTGGATATGTGGGCCAATTCATTGAGTGAATATCAAAAGCTGTTAAATCAATTTTTCAATTTATATAACCCATTTTTTTCAACAGGCAGCACCTTTCAATCGCAGCAAAAAGTCGAAGCAACTCCTAAAGAAACGAAAAAAACATCCGCAGCAACAAACACAGCCTCAACCAAAGTAAAAGCCGCAGCATCCTCTTCAAAACCTAAAACCACTCGCACTCGCAAAACAAAAGCTCAACATTCCGGTACACCTGAGGAACAACCCCAATCTTGA
- a CDS encoding sensor histidine kinase, with amino-acid sequence MISLLFRTLMISIILISMFFGVFYLLYDVPNAAAWSPLWENTYNGMPLGVIIVCGVFFISFVISLWWMISVKSKEFITLKYVKQLAEPDFTLKRNVSYPLRKALKETNELIETQRKSLQRLSNEKAEASDKIIQERIVAERQRLARELHDSVSQQLFAASMLLSSITEMDTPPENAKQILVQIEKLVQQAQLEMRALLLHLRPIALNNNTLAQGLKDLIFELKQKVNFDIEYEIEEIKLSKAEEDHLFRIAQEALSNTLRHAKATEVEMLLIERDNLAILRIQDNGRGFDMNEETNSTSYGLKNIAERAVEIGAKYKIVSVPGEGTIVEVKVPLNKEEKESEEGELSEKETGGAIDD; translated from the coding sequence ATGATATCACTTCTATTCCGCACCCTTATGATCTCTATCATTTTAATAAGCATGTTTTTTGGTGTTTTCTATTTATTATATGATGTTCCGAATGCTGCAGCGTGGAGCCCTTTATGGGAAAACACTTATAATGGCATGCCGCTTGGTGTCATCATTGTTTGTGGCGTGTTCTTCATCAGTTTTGTTATTAGTTTATGGTGGATGATTTCGGTAAAATCGAAAGAATTCATTACGCTGAAATATGTAAAGCAATTGGCTGAACCGGATTTCACATTAAAGCGCAACGTTTCTTATCCTTTGAGAAAAGCGTTAAAAGAAACAAATGAATTGATTGAAACTCAAAGAAAGAGCCTGCAACGCCTATCCAATGAAAAAGCGGAAGCAAGCGACAAAATCATCCAGGAACGGATCGTGGCGGAAAGACAAAGACTTGCAAGGGAACTTCACGATTCCGTTTCCCAGCAGCTATTTGCGGCATCCATGTTATTGTCATCGATTACGGAAATGGATACCCCTCCAGAAAACGCAAAACAAATATTGGTGCAAATTGAGAAATTGGTGCAGCAGGCCCAACTGGAAATGCGCGCATTGCTATTGCATCTCCGTCCAATTGCATTAAATAATAATACCTTGGCGCAAGGGTTGAAAGATTTAATTTTCGAACTGAAACAAAAGGTCAATTTTGACATCGAATATGAAATCGAGGAAATCAAGTTGTCGAAAGCGGAGGAAGATCATTTATTCCGCATCGCCCAAGAAGCGTTATCCAATACATTGCGCCATGCCAAAGCGACGGAAGTGGAGATGCTGTTAATTGAAAGAGACAACCTGGCCATTTTGAGAATCCAAGATAATGGCCGCGGATTTGATATGAATGAAGAAACCAACTCCACTTCATACGGTTTGAAAAACATTGCCGAAAGAGCCGTGGAAATCGGAGCGAAATATAAAATTGTTTCCGTTCCCGGAGAAGGAACCATTGTTGAGGTGAAAGTGCCTTTGAATAAAGAAGAGAAAGAGTCGGAGGAAGGCGAATTGTCCGAAAAGGAAACGGGAGGTGCAATCGATGATTAG
- the phaC gene encoding class III poly(R)-hydroxyalkanoic acid synthase subunit PhaC codes for MVTVDTTPIKEWYDSLPKNETLEKLKRFNEVLFTDPDPQVGQTPKEVIWTKNKAKLYRYQPNKEKTNKVPILMIYALINKPYILDLYPGNSLIEYLTDRGHDVYLLDWGTAGYEDRHMKLEDYIVDYIPRAAKKVLKHSGAKEITMFGYCMGGTMTAIFTALYQNKLPIRNLILLTSPIDFQDAGLYTNWLDKRYFKLDNIVETFGNVPFEFIDFGNKLLNPLSNTVGVYVNVASNIQNEEKVLNWKLMQKWLNDGVPFPGEAYRQWIRDFYQENKLINNELEIRGERVLLSNIKANLLNIVATRDNIVLPHQIEPLNEKVSSKNKTLHVVNAGHVSVITGKRAVAERYPYIEQWITENSK; via the coding sequence GTGGTTACTGTTGATACAACACCAATTAAAGAATGGTATGATAGCTTGCCAAAAAATGAAACGCTTGAAAAGTTGAAACGTTTTAATGAAGTATTGTTCACTGATCCGGATCCGCAAGTGGGTCAAACACCAAAAGAAGTGATCTGGACAAAAAATAAAGCGAAACTTTACCGTTATCAGCCGAATAAAGAAAAAACGAATAAAGTCCCTATATTGATGATTTATGCACTTATTAATAAACCTTATATTTTGGATTTATATCCTGGAAACAGTTTAATCGAATATTTAACGGACCGCGGTCATGACGTGTATCTTTTGGACTGGGGTACAGCCGGTTACGAAGACCGCCATATGAAATTGGAAGATTATATTGTCGATTATATTCCACGGGCGGCCAAAAAGGTGCTGAAACATTCCGGCGCCAAAGAAATCACGATGTTTGGTTATTGCATGGGCGGTACAATGACGGCCATTTTCACAGCCCTCTATCAAAATAAACTGCCAATCCGGAATCTGATTTTGCTGACAAGCCCAATCGATTTCCAAGATGCAGGACTTTATACCAATTGGTTGGATAAACGTTACTTCAAATTGGATAATATTGTTGAAACTTTTGGAAATGTCCCATTTGAATTCATTGACTTTGGCAATAAGTTGTTAAATCCTTTATCAAATACTGTAGGTGTTTATGTCAATGTCGCTTCAAACATTCAAAATGAAGAAAAAGTGCTCAATTGGAAACTGATGCAAAAATGGTTGAATGATGGTGTGCCTTTCCCTGGTGAGGCATATCGCCAATGGATACGCGATTTTTACCAAGAAAACAAATTGATTAACAATGAATTAGAAATCCGTGGGGAACGGGTATTGTTGTCAAATATTAAGGCGAATTTATTAAATATCGTAGCCACTCGAGACAATATCGTTTTACCGCATCAGATTGAACCATTAAATGAGAAAGTATCCAGCAAAAACAAAACGTTGCACGTTGTGAATGCTGGACATGTTTCAGTGATTACCGGAAAACGGGCAGTGGCTGAGAGATATCCATATATTGAACAATGGATTACTGAAAATTCCAAATAA
- a CDS encoding PspA/IM30 family protein yields MNLFKRFRYTLEADLHALFDKKEEKNPVAMLNQYIREAEKMTEQTGKLLERQRRLKEELEQKLKETGNMLEKRTNQLELAKASGEEDLILFATQEVESYKRRQLTLLESLDQANKEYIQLEQKFEMMKHKIEDIKVRQLQLMGKENVVRANVKMNRVFDSNDMDFQNLSSYIDQLSNKIEKNYEYSQLETRLALLEQKQANTSSKETVEP; encoded by the coding sequence ATGAATTTATTCAAACGATTCCGGTATACGTTGGAAGCGGATTTGCACGCGCTATTTGATAAAAAAGAAGAGAAAAATCCGGTGGCGATGCTGAACCAGTATATTCGCGAAGCCGAAAAAATGACGGAGCAAACTGGCAAATTGTTAGAAAGACAAAGACGGTTAAAAGAAGAATTGGAGCAAAAATTAAAAGAGACAGGGAACATGCTGGAGAAAAGAACCAACCAATTGGAGTTGGCGAAAGCAAGCGGAGAAGAGGATTTGATTCTCTTTGCAACCCAGGAAGTGGAGAGCTATAAAAGACGCCAATTGACTTTGCTCGAAAGTTTGGATCAAGCTAACAAAGAATATATTCAATTGGAACAAAAATTTGAAATGATGAAACATAAAATTGAAGATATAAAAGTTCGACAATTGCAATTAATGGGGAAAGAAAATGTCGTCCGAGCTAATGTGAAAATGAACCGCGTATTCGATTCAAACGACATGGATTTCCAAAACCTCTCATCTTATATCGACCAATTATCCAATAAGATTGAGAAGAACTATGAATATTCCCAATTGGAAACCCGCTTGGCACTGCTCGAACAAAAACAGGCAAACACGTCCTCGAAGGAAACGGTCGAACCGTGA
- the sirA gene encoding sporulation inhibitor of replication protein SirA, with amino-acid sequence MRIYSIFNIKKQYQSFVFGRERMLLEMVAKIDDEQESSAKKQLSYICEPMEGNVEGKIYEHLQKCFPAMRWMDGYLGFEHKLKGRIKIKVFEYYIEAICEGSRMLDLDLFQCLSQINDSFLAFNKEEYECGWLKPVKYASY; translated from the coding sequence ATGAGAATCTATTCAATCTTTAACATAAAAAAACAATACCAGTCATTTGTCTTTGGAAGGGAAAGAATGCTGCTAGAGATGGTAGCAAAAATCGATGACGAGCAAGAGTCCTCTGCAAAAAAGCAATTAAGTTACATTTGTGAGCCTATGGAAGGAAATGTAGAGGGAAAAATTTATGAACATCTTCAAAAATGTTTTCCTGCAATGCGTTGGATGGACGGTTATTTAGGATTTGAACATAAATTAAAAGGGCGAATTAAAATCAAGGTTTTTGAATATTATATTGAAGCGATATGTGAAGGATCGCGCATGCTTGATTTGGATCTGTTTCAATGCTTGAGCCAAATCAATGATTCATTTCTTGCGTTTAATAAAGAGGAATACGAATGTGGTTGGTTAAAGCCGGTGAAATATGCGTCCTATTAG
- a CDS encoding response regulator transcription factor codes for MIRVFIADDHEMVRIGVSTYLSAQPDMTVVGEAENGKEAVEKVLQLKPNIDIILMDNVMPVMNGAEATQEILKVWPEAKIMMVTSFLDDDKVYPALEAGAISYILKTSNAKQIADAIRKTVQGESVLEPEVTSKMIHRMRNTGSRPLHEQLTEREMEVLLLIAKGKSNQEIADELFIALKTVKTHVSNILAKLEVQDRTQAVVYAFQNGLVK; via the coding sequence ATGATTAGGGTGTTCATTGCCGATGACCACGAGATGGTCCGTATCGGTGTTTCCACTTATCTTTCCGCTCAACCGGATATGACCGTTGTGGGAGAAGCGGAAAATGGAAAAGAAGCAGTGGAAAAGGTTCTCCAGTTGAAGCCGAATATTGATATTATTTTGATGGATAACGTCATGCCTGTCATGAACGGAGCCGAGGCGACGCAGGAAATTTTGAAAGTGTGGCCGGAAGCGAAAATCATGATGGTGACCAGTTTCCTGGACGATGATAAAGTCTACCCCGCATTGGAAGCCGGCGCCATCAGCTACATTTTAAAAACGTCCAATGCAAAGCAAATTGCGGATGCCATCCGGAAAACCGTCCAAGGGGAATCGGTGTTAGAACCTGAAGTCACTTCAAAAATGATTCATCGGATGCGGAATACGGGCAGCCGCCCTCTTCATGAGCAACTGACCGAACGGGAAATGGAAGTGTTGCTGCTCATAGCCAAAGGAAAATCCAATCAGGAAATTGCCGATGAATTGTTTATCGCGCTAAAAACGGTAAAAACCCATGTGAGCAACATCCTCGCCAAGTTGGAAGTGCAAGATCGGACCCAAGCAGTGGTTTATGCTTTTCAAAACGGATTGGTGAAGTGA
- a CDS encoding polyhydroxyalkanoate biosynthesis repressor PhaR, which yields MTQSSFDVFTLWKEIYNKTESVWQETIQETLEKKSFAESLGQIQSQYVQYQELVNKMTESYLKQANIPTRDEIANVASLIINVDSKIDQLEDEYDLQREKIQKEIDSLKKSVSSLEKKLDKVIDLLTKTLELAEESKASVAATANKTVSK from the coding sequence TTGACCCAATCATCCTTTGATGTGTTTACATTATGGAAAGAAATTTATAACAAAACGGAAAGTGTATGGCAAGAGACGATTCAAGAAACCCTCGAAAAGAAGTCCTTTGCTGAAAGTTTAGGTCAAATTCAAAGCCAATATGTTCAATATCAAGAACTTGTCAATAAAATGACGGAAAGCTATTTGAAACAAGCGAACATTCCTACCCGGGACGAAATCGCGAATGTGGCTTCTTTAATCATTAATGTAGATTCCAAAATCGACCAATTGGAAGATGAGTATGATTTGCAACGGGAGAAGATCCAAAAAGAAATTGACAGCCTTAAAAAATCCGTTTCTTCGTTGGAAAAGAAATTGGATAAAGTCATAGATCTATTGACCAAAACGTTGGAGCTGGCTGAAGAATCGAAGGCTTCAGTGGCCGCTACCGCCAATAAAACGGTTTCAAAATAA
- a CDS encoding YneF family protein → MDTWLAILLIIVALVAGVALGFYLARQSMMKYLKENPPINEQMIRVMMAQMGRKPSEKQVRQMMAQLNKIQDKQK, encoded by the coding sequence TTGGATACTTGGTTAGCAATATTGTTAATTATTGTTGCGTTAGTGGCTGGTGTAGCTTTAGGTTTTTACTTGGCACGTCAATCCATGATGAAATACTTAAAAGAAAACCCACCAATCAATGAACAAATGATTCGTGTGATGATGGCACAAATGGGACGAAAACCATCTGAAAAGCAAGTTCGTCAAATGATGGCTCAATTAAATAAAATTCAAGATAAGCAAAAATAA
- a CDS encoding DUF779 domain-containing protein — protein MRKVIATKVAMDMIQHLKAKHGELIFVHSEGCCDGTSPICMKKEDFYLSSQDEQIGEVMEGVPYYMHRSNLPYWQHLQMVIDVADGIGNSFSLESTENKSFIIQAKKLAE, from the coding sequence ATGCGAAAAGTCATTGCCACAAAAGTTGCCATGGACATGATACAGCATCTTAAAGCAAAACACGGAGAGCTCATATTTGTTCATTCGGAAGGTTGCTGTGATGGAACTTCCCCCATCTGTATGAAAAAAGAGGACTTCTATCTAAGCAGCCAGGATGAACAGATTGGAGAGGTTATGGAAGGGGTGCCTTATTACATGCATCGTTCCAATCTCCCGTACTGGCAACATCTGCAGATGGTGATCGATGTGGCCGATGGAATCGGCAATTCCTTTTCCCTGGAAAGCACCGAAAATAAATCCTTTATCATCCAAGCAAAGAAATTAGCGGAATAA
- a CDS encoding hemolysin III family protein, giving the protein MTQSVAMNRSYSKKEEFWNALTHGIGALLTIPALILLIGKAQSTGTKVELISYIIFGVSMFLLYLASTLYHSIPKHKVFLKKMDHSSIFLLIAGTYTPVALIAIGGTAGWTLVGIEWGFAVIGIILKQFFVHRFKRTSLLVYIGMGWLVIFVFQPVIEYLTIKGVLVLLAGGLSYTIGTYFYQNKNIPYNHAIWHVFVMVGSLFMFLAIYLFL; this is encoded by the coding sequence ATGACACAGTCTGTTGCAATGAATCGTTCATATAGTAAAAAAGAAGAGTTTTGGAATGCATTAACCCATGGAATAGGTGCACTTTTAACCATTCCAGCATTGATTTTATTAATTGGAAAAGCACAAAGTACAGGAACGAAAGTGGAGCTTATTAGTTACATTATTTTTGGAGTCTCGATGTTTCTCCTTTACCTGGCTTCCACACTGTACCATTCAATTCCAAAACATAAAGTTTTTCTAAAAAAAATGGATCACAGCTCCATTTTCCTTTTAATTGCGGGAACGTATACCCCCGTCGCATTAATTGCCATCGGAGGAACAGCCGGGTGGACGCTTGTAGGGATTGAATGGGGATTCGCTGTTATTGGAATTATTTTAAAACAATTTTTTGTCCATCGTTTTAAAAGAACATCACTACTCGTTTACATCGGGATGGGATGGCTCGTCATCTTTGTTTTTCAACCAGTCATTGAATATTTGACGATCAAAGGTGTGTTGGTGTTATTAGCTGGCGGGTTAAGTTATACAATTGGAACGTATTTTTACCAAAATAAAAATATTCCTTATAACCACGCGATATGGCATGTATTTGTCATGGTTGGCAGCTTATTCATGTTTTTGGCAATATATCTCTTTTTATAA
- a CDS encoding IS1182 family transposase, with protein sequence MFKYYNMNQLVLPLDLEIKLQENDIAFHIHHLVESIPDEAFQPFLRNTGCPAYHPRMMLKIILCAYSQSVFSGRKIEALLKDSIRMMWLAQGYEPSYRTINRFRVHPEVKELIRQCFVQFRCQLVEEKLIDQEAIFIDGTKIEANANKFTFVWKKSIEKYNQSLIEKSNQLYNELLEKEIIPEMERENEGELSVEELAQMVQQVDEVITEYDQKIEASPDATERKALRSERKYPKRVYKQLIDLILRKQKYQKDFEILGERNSYSKTDLDATFMRMKDDYMKNGQLKAGYNVQIATEGQYALAYSIFPNPTDTRTLIPFLNKIEKDYFPLPKYIVADAGYGSEQNYEDILSNRKCEALIPYTMYEKEQKKKYKQNPFHPDNWMYDEESDTYICPNQQRVTFRYRSVRTDKTGFKRELKIYECENCSGCPFRSSCTKAKEGNHRKVMVNEKWEQQKEYVRAKLSEEKAGSIFRQRKIDVEPVFGFLKANLRFTRFSVRGKSKVENEMGIALMAVNLRKYTANKDQLTKNNGDKWKKENLSWLKFSFFLSRS encoded by the coding sequence ATGTTTAAATATTATAACATGAATCAATTAGTTTTGCCTTTAGATTTAGAAATAAAATTACAAGAAAATGATATTGCCTTCCACATCCACCATTTAGTTGAAAGTATTCCAGATGAAGCCTTCCAGCCGTTTCTTCGAAATACAGGTTGTCCTGCTTATCATCCACGCATGATGCTAAAAATTATTTTGTGTGCCTATTCGCAGTCTGTCTTTTCAGGTCGAAAAATTGAAGCGCTATTAAAGGACAGTATACGAATGATGTGGTTGGCACAAGGATATGAACCAAGTTATCGGACGATCAATCGTTTTCGTGTGCATCCGGAAGTAAAAGAATTAATTCGTCAATGTTTTGTCCAATTCCGTTGCCAACTGGTGGAAGAAAAGTTAATCGATCAAGAAGCCATTTTTATCGATGGTACGAAGATTGAAGCGAATGCCAATAAATTTACTTTCGTATGGAAGAAATCCATTGAAAAATACAACCAAAGCTTAATTGAAAAATCCAATCAGCTCTACAACGAACTGTTAGAGAAGGAAATCATCCCTGAAATGGAGCGGGAAAATGAGGGAGAACTGTCCGTTGAAGAACTCGCTCAAATGGTGCAACAAGTCGATGAAGTGATTACGGAATATGACCAAAAGATAGAAGCATCGCCCGATGCCACAGAACGAAAAGCATTAAGAAGCGAACGGAAATATCCGAAGCGAGTGTACAAACAGTTGATTGACTTGATTTTACGTAAACAAAAGTATCAAAAAGACTTCGAAATCTTGGGTGAACGGAATAGTTATTCCAAAACAGACTTAGATGCGACGTTCATGCGAATGAAAGACGACTATATGAAAAACGGTCAATTGAAGGCTGGATACAACGTACAAATCGCAACAGAAGGTCAATACGCACTAGCTTATAGCATCTTTCCAAATCCTACTGATACACGTACATTAATTCCGTTCTTGAATAAGATAGAAAAGGATTATTTTCCGTTGCCAAAGTATATTGTCGCAGATGCTGGTTATGGTAGTGAACAAAACTATGAAGACATCCTTTCGAATCGAAAATGTGAGGCACTCATTCCATATACCATGTATGAGAAAGAACAAAAGAAGAAATATAAACAAAATCCATTTCATCCAGACAATTGGATGTACGACGAAGAAAGTGATACCTACATTTGTCCAAATCAGCAGCGAGTAACCTTCCGTTATCGTTCTGTACGTACAGATAAGACTGGTTTCAAACGAGAATTGAAAATCTATGAATGTGAAAACTGTTCAGGATGTCCATTTCGTTCATCATGCACAAAAGCAAAGGAAGGCAATCACCGAAAGGTCATGGTGAATGAAAAATGGGAACAACAAAAAGAATATGTAAGAGCGAAGCTTTCAGAAGAAAAAGCTGGTTCTATTTTCCGTCAACGTAAAATAGACGTAGAACCAGTTTTTGGATTCTTGAAGGCTAATTTGCGTTTCACTCGATTTTCCGTTCGAGGAAAATCGAAAGTGGAAAATGAAATGGGCATTGCCTTAATGGCCGTGAATTTACGAAAATACACGGCCAACAAAGATCAACTAACCAAAAATAATGGGGATAAATGGAAAAAGGAGAATTTGAGTTGGCTCAAATTCTCCTTTTTCCTATCTAGAAGCTAG